The following proteins come from a genomic window of Falco rusticolus isolate bFalRus1 chromosome 9, bFalRus1.pri, whole genome shotgun sequence:
- the SLC18A3 gene encoding vesicular acetylcholine transporter, translating to MSEAGGAGRARAAVARLSEAVGERRRRLGTAMGEARRQRRLLLVVVCVALLLDNMLYMVIVPIIPDYIAAMRGRGDGAGPSAPAGGNETGSGGNRSLLPARYPPATGSNEDVQVGVLFASKAMLQLLVNPLSGTLIDRVGYEAPLLAGLAIMFLSTATFTFAENYATLFAARSLQGLGSAFADTAGIALIADRYAEEPARSRALGTALACISFGSLAAPPFGGVLYEFAGKRVPFLVLACVCLLDGLMLLALAPPGAAGARANMPVGTPIHRLMVDPYIAVVAGALATCNIPLAFLEPTIANWMKESMGASEWEVGLTWLPAFFPHVLGVYVTVRLAAAYPHLQWFYGALGMAIIGASSCLVPACRNFGQVIIPLCGICFGIALVDTALLPTLAFLVDVRHVSVYGSVYAIADISYCVAYALGPIVAGQIVHTMGFVQLNLGMGLANMLYAPVLLFLKNVCQMKPSHSERNILLEEGPKGLYDTIKMEERKGTGKNLQPAGEVENSVDSYRRDLTGVSEEDSSDYEYS from the coding sequence ATGTCggaggcggggggcgcgggccgggCGCGGGCCGCCGTGGCGCGGCTGTCGGAGGCGGtgggcgagcggcggcggcggctgggcACCGCCATGGGGGAggcgcggcggcagcggcggctgctgctggtggtggtgtgcGTGGCGCTGCTGCTGGACAACATGCTCTACATGGTCATCGTGCCCATCATCCCCGACTACATCGCGGCCATGCGCGGCCGCGGGGACGGCGCCGGCCCGTCCGCGCCCGCGGGGGGCAACGAGACCGGCAGCGGCGGCAACAGGAGCCTCCTGCCGGCGCGGTACCCGCCGGCCACGGGGAGCAACGAGGACGTGCAGGTCGGGGTGCTGTTCGCCTCCAAggccatgctgcagctgctggtgaaCCCGCTCAGCGGCACCCTCATCGACCGCGTGGGCTACGAGGCGCCGCTGCTGGCCGGGCTGGCCATCATGTTCCTCTCCACCGCCACCTTCACCTTCGCGGAGAACTACGCGACGCTGTTCGCGGCGCGCAgcctgcaggggctgggctcGGCCTTCGCCGACACGGCCGGCATCGCCCTCATCGCCGACCGCTACGCCGAGGAGCCGGCGCGGAGCCGCGCCCTGGGCACGGCGCTGGCCTGCATCTCCTTCGGCAGCCTGGCCGCCCCCCCCTTCGGCGGCGTCCTCTACGAGTTCGCCGGCAAGCGGGTGCCCTTCCTGGTGCTGGCCTGCGTCTGCCTCCTCGACGGGCtgatgctgctggccctggcGCCGCCCGGCGCTGCCGGGGCGCGGGCCAACATGCCGGTCGGCACCCCCATCCACCGCCTGATGGTCGACCCCTACATTGCCGTGGTGGCAGGGGCCCTGGCCACCTGCAACATCCCCCTGGCCTTCCTGGAGCCCACCATTGCCAACTGGATGAAGGAGTCCATGGGGGCCAGCGAGTGGGAGGTGGGCCTCACCTGGCTGCCCGCCTTCTTCCCCCACGTGCTGGGCGTCTACGTCACCGTCCGGCTGGCCGCCGCGTACCCCCACCTCCAGTGGTTCTATGGGGCCCTGGGCATGGCCATCATTGGCGCCAGCTCTTGCCTGGTGCCAGCCTGCAGGAATTTCGGGCAGGTCATCATTCCCCTTTGCGGCATCTGCTTTGGCATCGCCCTGGTGGACACGGCGCTGCTGCCCACCTTGGCCTTCCTGGTGGACGTGCGCCATGTCTCTGTCTACGGCAGTGTCTACGCCATCGCAGACATCTCCTACTGCGTGGCATACGCCCTGGGGCCCATCGTGGCTGGCCAGATTGTGCACACCATGGGCTTTGTGCAGCTCAACCTGGGCATGGGGCTTGCCAACATGCTTTACGCCCCcgtcctcctcttcctcaaaaACGTCTGCCAAATGAAACCCTCTCACTCGGAGAGGAACATCCTCCTTGAAGAAGGACCTAAGGGACTCTACGACACCATCAAAATGGAAGAGCGCAAAGGCACAGGCAAAAACCTCCAGCCAGCGGGTGAGGTGGAGAACAGCGTGGACTCTTACCGCAGAGACCTGACAGGGGTGTCTGAGGAGGACTCGTCGGACTATGAGTACAGTTAG